Proteins from a genomic interval of Lycium ferocissimum isolate CSIRO_LF1 chromosome 2, AGI_CSIRO_Lferr_CH_V1, whole genome shotgun sequence:
- the LOC132036552 gene encoding homeobox-leucine zipper protein HAT22-like codes for MGSTCDDIYGSGLALGLGFSSTTNQKSRKETPAAIRLDLGLEPSLNLTLSSDHQIYDQKAENKDNFASKDQLSADSSYSNTSVKRERDVGSEVTEVERVISSRVSDEDDYDDDDGSNARKKLRLTKVQSALLEESFKQQSTLNPKQKQHLARKLNVRPRQVEVWFQNRRARTKLKQTEVDCEFLKKCCKTLTDENRKLYKELQELKALKIGQPLYMQLPAAATLTVCPSCERVAGSGQNSSKPHFYGPFTNPSAAC; via the exons ATGGGTAGTACTTGTGATGATATATATGGCAGTGGCCTTGCTTTAGGATTAGGTttttcatcaacaaccaatcagaaatcaagaaaagaaacacCAGCTGCAATAAGACTTGATCTTGGTCTTGAACCCTCTCTTAATTTAACCCTTTCTAGTGATCATCAGATCTATGATCAGAAGGCggaaaataaggataattttgCATCAAAGGATCAATTATCTGCTGATTCATCCTACTCTAATACCAGTGTGAAAAGGGAAAGAGATGTTGGTAGTGAGGTGACAGAAGTAGAAAGAGTTATTTCATCTAGAGttagtgatgaagatgattatgatgatgatgatggttctAATGCAAGGAAGAAACTTAGGCTGACTAAAGTACAATCTGCTCTTTTAGAGGAAAGCTTCAAGCAACAGAGCACTCTCAATCCT AAGCAAAAGCAGCACCTAGCAAGGAAGCTTAACGTAAGGCCTCGTCAAGTGGAAGTTTGGTTCCAGAACAGAAGAGCCAG AACGAAGCTGAAGCAAACAGAGGTGGACTGTGAGTTCTTAAAGAAATGTTGCAAGACACTGACAGATGAAAACAGGAAGCTTTACAAAGAACTTCAAGAACTAAAAGCTCTAAAAATAGGGCAGCCCTTGTACATGCAGTTGCCGGCAGCAGCCACCCTCACGGTGTGTCCTTCTTGCGAAAGAGTCGCCGGCTCAGGCCAAAACTCATCCAAGCCTCACTTCTACGGTCCCTTCACCAACCCCTCAGCAGCTTGTTAA
- the LOC132047564 gene encoding uncharacterized protein LOC132047564, giving the protein MVFWDSNYNCNIVEDHVQHLTLQVHHIISQFKFHVSIVYAIKARTRQDLYESLNQLNQQLIGPWSVMGYFNVIMESSEKKRGRRHRLCRSLDFINCMEKCEMMDAGYSGKFLDIVKISWLEHIEGTYMYIMQQKLKRLAHKLSNWSKSSISNVFDKVKELENQIEVAENIYEVDDADQNRSNLQALYAEQIRWMNMENSILKQKDRVKWEEGGDSNTKYFHSVVRQKRKRAYLHRIKDENGQWIQADNVISEAAIRHFNHLFTQPQQNHDFSFLKRIDPMVNKDDN; this is encoded by the exons ATGGTGTTTTGGGATAGCAACTACAATTGCAATATAGTGGAGGATCATGTTCAACATCTTACTCTTCAAGTTCATCACATAATATCTCAATTCAAATTTCATGTCTCAATTGTATATGCCATCAAAGCAAGAACCAGACAAGATTTGTACGAGTCTCTTAATCAGTTGAATCAGCAGCTAATAGGCCCTTGGTCCGTAATGGGTTATTTCAATGTGATAATGGAGTCTAgtgaaaagaaaaggggaagaagacATAGACTATGCAGAAGTCTAGATTTTATTAACTGTATGGAAAAATGTGAAATGATGGATGCTGGATATAGTGGAA AGTTTTTGGATATTGTAAAGATAAGTTGGCTTGAACACATTGAaggcacttatatgtatatcatgcaacAAAAGCTCAAAAGATTGGCTCATAAACTTAGCAATTGGTCAAAAAGTTCCATTAGTAATGTATTTGACAAGGTAAAGGAGCTTGAGAATCAAATAGAAGTGGCTGAAAATATATATGAGGTTGATGATGCTGATCAAAACAGAAGCAATCTTCAGGCTCTATATGCTGAACAAATTAGGTGGATGAATATGGAAAACTCTATCCTAAAACAGAAGGATAGAGTCAAATGGGAGGAAGGAGGAGACTCCAATACTAAATACTTTCATAGTGTAGTAAggcagaaaagaaaaagagcatATCTTCACAGGATCAAGGATGAAAATGGGCAATGGATACAAGCAGACAATGTGATATCTGAAGCAGCTATTAGACATTTTAATCACCTTTTCACTCAACCTCAGCAAAACCATGATTTTAGTTTCCTTAAAAGGATAGATCCTATGGTTAATAAGGATGACAACTAG
- the LOC132047565 gene encoding uncharacterized protein LOC132047565, with protein MKAGKERQQNQLDQNNRNLNSNPNNSKSIKGGNVDGNNTVDNGEKSQKENGETNVTPIFTQNDQNTKDFIQQDRHESKLEEQSGSFRPPRFENKKDQQNLNENDTDRHENSLDEVDNEPAEEDEIAISLIEAFSPKDHDQEEIIKLKKYVEDSLGLSPRGKSSETQKKIQQKPSSPPITRGRGNKKL; from the coding sequence ATGAAGGCTGGTAAAGAAAGGCAACAAAATCAGTTGGATCAAAACAACAGGAATTTGAATTCTAATCCTAACAACAGCAAAAGTATAAAAGGAGGCAATGTTGATGGAAATAACACTGTGGACAATGGAGAAAAATCTCAGAAAGAAAATGGAGAAACTAATGTCACTCCTATATTCACTCAGAATGATCAGAACACTAAGGATTTCATACAACAAGATAGGCATGAAAGCAAGTTGGAGGAGCAAAGTGGTTCTTTCCGTCCTCCtagatttgaaaataaaaaagaccaGCAGAATTTAAATGAGAATGACACTGATAGACATGAGAATAGCTTAGATGAAGTTGACAATGAACCtgcagaagaagatgaaattgcAATTAGCCTGATAGAAGCTTTTTCTCCTAAGGATCATGACCAGGAGGAAATCATCAAGCTCAAGAAATATGTGGAAGATTCTTTAGGATTGTCACCAAGAGGAAAATCATCAGAGACACAAAAGAAGATTCAGCAGAAACCTTCTTCCCCTCCTATCACTAGAGGGAGAGGAAACAAAAAACTCTAA
- the LOC132047566 gene encoding uncharacterized protein LOC132047566 has translation MASLAAIAPENNSPAPTITNPDTTKENPNPQSYTNAINSIPTTPKKFGDSSVKARVLSLNGVPAIIFKAKFFYEVMATECKFTIVGRFLKPRPQIDRLRATFEEKTPLKGTVIIGVYDNYNVFMDFTNEEDFAIIWPKRVMTIEGMQMWMTKWSPKWRPEIDSPIILVWVLLPQLPFHCHTWYYVRQTLSPIDTPIAMDNATNGRTRPSMAKVRVEIDLTKPRINKLWIGAEDENCPLRGFYQKIEYEAMPKYCTHCCLLGHAIEDCRVLERKKRQEKDNKNTGKGKEDKNRNLEDSMEKHEEDDNSKGIESKDQQKDDKNQKENNKK, from the coding sequence ATGGCTTCTCTGGCTGCTATAGCACCGGAGAACAACTCTCCTGCTCCTACAATAACTAATCCCGATACCACCAAAGAAAACCCCAATCCCCAATCTTACACGAATGCTATTAACTCTATTCCGACAACCCCCAAAAAATTTGGAGATTCCAGTGTAAAAGCTCGAGTATTATCTCTCAATGGAGTCCCGGCAATCATATTCAAAGCCAAATTTTTTTATGAAGTAATGGCTACAGAATGCAAATTTACTATTGTAGGTCGATTTCTAAAGCCAAGACCTCAAATTGATCGACTTAGGGccacttttgaagaaaaaactCCATTGAAAGGTACGGTCATTATAGGAGTGTATGATAATTATAATGTTTTCATGGATTTTACTAATGAGGAAGATTTTGCCATTATTTGGCCCAAAAGAGTAATGACAATTGAAGGAATGCAAATGTGGATGACAAAATGGTCACCGAAATGGAGACCAGAAATTGATAGTCCCATTATCCTAGTCTGGGTTCTTTTACCTCAGCTCCCCTTCCATTGCCATACTTGGTATTATGTTAGACAAACTCTAAGCCCCATTGATACCCCTATTGCTATGGATAATGCCACTAATGGTAGAACTCGTCCAAGTATGGCTAAGGTGAGGGTGGAGATAGACCTTACAAAGCCAAGAATCAACAAATTATGGATTGGAGCTGAAGATGAAAACTGCCCTCTTAGAGGATTCTACCAAAAAATTGAATATGAAGCCATGCCTAAGTATTGCACACACTGTTGTTTGTTAGGTCATGCTATAGAGGATTGTAGGGTcctagaaagaaagaaaagacagGAAAAAGATAACAAAAACACTGgaaaaggaaaggaggacaaGAACAGAAATTTGGAAGATTCTATGGAGAAGCATGAAGAGGATGACAATAGTAAAGGAATTGAAAGTAAAGATCAGCAGAAAGATGACAAGAATCAGAAGGAGaacaataaaaaatag